In Oenanthe melanoleuca isolate GR-GAL-2019-014 unplaced genomic scaffold, OMel1.0 S081, whole genome shotgun sequence, one DNA window encodes the following:
- the LOC130266548 gene encoding LOW QUALITY PROTEIN: feather keratin Cos1-2-like (The sequence of the model RefSeq protein was modified relative to this genomic sequence to represent the inferred CDS: deleted 1 base in 1 codon; substituted 1 base at 1 genomic stop codon), which produces MSWSQNYDFHKMPLGLRQCRTAIKGSPSLCALIHFSHLLLLRNQVLLXPRAMSCNPCCQPCGPCPLANSCNECCVRQCQSSHVAIEPPVVLVTLPGPILSSFPQNTAVGSSTSAAIGNILSCGGVPISSGGFDLSCITSCYGGSRCRPC; this is translated from the exons ATGAGCTGGTCACAAAATTATGACTTCCAC AAGATGCCTCTGGGCCTGAGGCAGTGCAGGACTGCTATAAAAGGCAGCCCAAGTCTCTGTGCTCTCATCCACttctctcacctcctcctcctcaggaatCAG GTGCTCCTGTGACCCCGAGCCATGTCCTGCAAcccttgctgccagccctgtggcccctgcccgctggccaacagctgcaatgagtgctgtgtcaggcagtgccagagctcccaCGTGGCCATTGAGCCGCCTGTTGTGctggtgaccctgcctggccccatcctcagctccttcccacagaacactgccgtgggatcctccacctctgctgccattggcaACATCCTCAGCTGTGGTGGAGTGCCCATCAGCTCCGGGGGCTTTGACCTCTCCTGCATCACCAGCTGCTATGGTGGCAGCAGATGCCGTCCCTGCTAa